The sequence ACGGCTTGGTGGGGTTTTAAGATATTCAATTACTTCTGGACTTTCGCCTGATGCTTTGATGATGGCCAATGTATTGCGAGACGTACCGCATTTTGGATTGTGAAAAATTAATGGTTTCATAGCAATCTCACTTATTGTCTGAATATGTTGTTTGAGTTCTGAATATATAGCTATATTACTCACTGTTTACGTCATTAGTATTAACGACCCCACATCCGCTCAGACTGTCCATAAGAGACGCACGCAATTCTGGATGTCCCGCACAGCAATCTTGCAACAGAAACTGAATAACCTCCTCCATATGTGATAGTGAGGCGCGATAAATTATCTGCCGACTGTGCCGTTGAGACACCACCCACCCTGCTCGTGCCAGCACTGATAAATGCGCTGACATCGTGTTATGTGGCACGGACAGTTTGCGAGCTATTTCACCCGCAGGTAGGCCGACAGGCTCTTGACTGACAAGCAACCTAAAAGCTTTTAGACGAGTATCTTGAGAGAGCGCAGCAAAGCTTGCGATAGCATTTATCATTTCCATATGTCCAATAATACAGACATATGGAAATAATTCAATATTTTATTTAAAAAATATTGAGATAAAATCACCCTATCTTTCATCAAAAATTGAAATCGCTGCAAAAACTGCAATAGGGTCTTGCAAGACCGTTAAAATCAGCATAGGCTAATCTATTTAATTTTCTATTCATCCATACTTTTTATTAGGGAACATTATGCTGTCACATTGGGTACGAGCCATCTTGCAAGCCACCGTCTATGACGTGGCAATTCAAACACCACTTGAAGCGGCGCCCAAGCTGACCCAACGTTTTGCTAATGACATTCGTTTTAAACGCGAAGACTTGCAACCGGTCAAATCCTTTAAATTGCGTGGTGCCTATAATCGAATTAGTCAATTAAGTGATGAGCAAAAAGCCCGCGGCGTCATTTGTGCATCAGCAGGTAATCACGCACAAGGGGTTGCTTACTCCGCCCGTAAACTTGCCCTAAACAATATCATCGTGATGCCGACCACCACCCCTGACATCAAAGTAGATGCCGTTAAAGCACTGGGCGGCAATGTCGATTTGTATGGTGATAGCTTCGATGAAGCCAACCGTTATGCAATCAATCGCGCTGAAACAGAAGGTCTGACCTTTATCCCCCCTTACGATGATGAATTGGTCATTGCCGGGCAAGGCACCATTGGTCTTGAGCTCACCCAGCAATGGCGCAATATGGATTATGTGTTTGTCGCGGTTGGCGGTGGTGGTCTCATCTCAGGTGTCGCGGCATTCTTAGGTGAAGTTGCGCCGCACGTCAAAGTGATTGCGGTAGAAGCAGAGCAATCAGCTTCTCTTAAAGCGGCGCTTGAAGCCAATGAGCGCGTTAAGCTTGAGCAAGTTGGACTGTTCGTCGATGGCGTGGCAGTTGCTCAAATCGGCGAATTGCCATTTGAAATTGTCCGCATGCAAAAGAGTGATAAATCAGGTCCTTTAGTCGAGCTGGAAGTCGTGACTTGTACCAATGACGAAGTATGTGCGGCGGTTAAAGACATTTTTGAAGAAAATCGCAGTATCGTTGAGCCTGCGGGCGCGTTACCCGTTGCTGGCATGAAAAAATATATCGAAGCCCATAATCTACAAGGTAAAAACTGCGTCGGTATTATTTGCGGTGCCAATATGAACTTTGACCGCCTACGCTATATCGCTGAGCGTACTGAGATTGGTGAGAAAAAAGAAGCCATCTTTGGTGTGACGATTCCTG is a genomic window of Psychrobacter cibarius containing:
- the ilvA gene encoding threonine ammonia-lyase, biosynthetic: MLSHWVRAILQATVYDVAIQTPLEAAPKLTQRFANDIRFKREDLQPVKSFKLRGAYNRISQLSDEQKARGVICASAGNHAQGVAYSARKLALNNIIVMPTTTPDIKVDAVKALGGNVDLYGDSFDEANRYAINRAETEGLTFIPPYDDELVIAGQGTIGLELTQQWRNMDYVFVAVGGGGLISGVAAFLGEVAPHVKVIAVEAEQSASLKAALEANERVKLEQVGLFVDGVAVAQIGELPFEIVRMQKSDKSGPLVELEVVTCTNDEVCAAVKDIFEENRSIVEPAGALPVAGMKKYIEAHNLQGKNCVGIICGANMNFDRLRYIAERTEIGEKKEAIFGVTIPEQTGAFLNFCRSLHGRNITEFNYRADSKKSPDSMEPASIFVGIALKEGDKERKTIRTQLAADGYTAHDLTDDDIAKSHIRHLIGGHAHVANEQLLSVVFPERPGALLKFLEKLGDDFNITLFHYRNHGAAEGRVLVGLQASEGNSRQLQDALLDIGYDCTMLNDNIGYQLFLK
- a CDS encoding metalloregulator ArsR/SmtB family transcription factor, producing MINAIASFAALSQDTRLKAFRLLVSQEPVGLPAGEIARKLSVPHNTMSAHLSVLARAGWVVSQRHSRQIIYRASLSHMEEVIQFLLQDCCAGHPELRASLMDSLSGCGVVNTNDVNSE